From the genome of Uranotaenia lowii strain MFRU-FL chromosome 1, ASM2978415v1, whole genome shotgun sequence, one region includes:
- the LOC129739616 gene encoding uncharacterized protein LOC129739616, translating to MFWQLFLLALSTLVELPRFTESTKMEVELDRFEQTIGFQLINASSVRVRKFNRTVYVLDGTAEVFQDLGDDYDVQLRAAYSTMGNQQFNEYPMKIGRQGMCKGLNGPYKEYQSLFLNWTNLPAIGNDWYCPLKKMIIEVRNWAPKASWVPDVVPVGYWKITCDIFGPNKELAYQVSAYMRIKPKMF from the coding sequence ATGTTTTGGCAGTTATTTCTACTAGCTCTGTCGACCCTTGTCGAATTGCCAAGGTTTACCGAATCTACGAAGATGGAAGTGGAGCTGGATCGTTTCGAGCAAACCATAGGGTTCCAGCTAATCAACGCCAGCTCAGTTCGGGTTCGGAAGTTTAACCGGACCGTATACGTGCTCGACGGAACAGCCGAGGTGTTCCAGGACCTGGGAGACGATTACGATGTTCAACTCCGGGCAGCTTACAGTACCATGGGAAACCAACAGTTCAACGAGTACCCTATGAAAATCGGCCGGCAGGGCATGTGCAAGGGATTGAACGGGCCATATAAGGAGTATCAATCGCTGTTTCTCAACTGGACCAACTTGCCAGCCATCGGGAATGATTGGTATTGtccgttaaaaaaaatgatcattgaGGTGAGGAACTGGGCGCCGAAAGCTAGTTGGGTTCCTGATGTGGTGCCAGTGGGTTATTGGAAGATAACGTGTGACATCTTTGGCCCCAACAAAGAGCTGGCCTATCAGGTGTCCGCCTATATGAGAATTAAACCAAAAATGTTCTAA